AATTATGCTATCTTTCCGCCATAAGGAAGGTGTGCCATGGAGCTTCAGCCAATCAGCATAACGCCTGCGGGCAATCTGTCGAAGGTAATCACCGACGAAGAAGCGGGTGCATTGGCGCGCACCACGGTCAATTTGTTCAAGGCGTGGAAACTGTCAGATATGGAAGCCAGTACGCTTTTGGGTGATATGTCCCCGCGAACATGGGCGCGCTGGAAAGAAGGTAGCATAGGCCGCATCGACCGTGACTTGCGGATGCGTATGGCGCATCTTATGGGCATTCACAAAGGCCTGCGCTACATGTTCCGCGATGCTACGCGCGGCTACACCTGGATCAGAAAGCCAAATGGCGCATTCGGCGGTTTGTCGGCGCTCGATCTCATGTTACGTGGTGAAATCTCAGATCTTGCTGCACTGCGAGAATGGCTCAATGCGGAGCGCGGCGCATGGTAAGCGGACTGGCTCAAAAGCAACATGTTCACTGGCCACAGACTTTCCGCATCATCCGCTCCATTCATCCGCCAATCGACCTGTTTGAAGATATCGCTGATCCGCGTGATTGGGAAGCGCTGGCTTCGGTCGAGGAAAAGACAAACCCACGCATTCGTTTCGAAATTGGCGATCTTGGCAAGGTGCCTGCTGATCGGCGCGTTGCCGGGCAGGGTGCAACCTATGTCATGGCACCCTTTGTGCATTGCTCGACAACCCGCCCGGGGCGTTTCAGCGATGGCAGCTACGGTATTTATTATGCCGCTGATCGTGAAGATGTGGCGGTGGCGGAAACCATCCATCACCATGAAAAATTTATGCGGGCAACCAATGAAGAACCCGGTTGGACTTCCGATTTTCGGGTGCTGATTGGCAGCGTCGAACGGGAACTGGACGATGTGAGCAAAGTACCGGGCGTGCTTGATCCGGTTGACTATGGGGCTTCACATACTGAGGGAAAAGATCTGCGCGCAGCGGGAAGTAACGGACTTCTCTGGCCAAGTGTGCGGATGCGCGGTGGCTCTTGTATCGGGATTTTCTGGCCAAATGTTATAACGATTCCGGTTCAGGGTCGGCATTACAGCTATCACTGGAATGGAACCCGCGTCGATTTCGTTCGCCAATACGACACGGGTCTAGTGCTTGCGGTAAGCTGATCTTATGGGGCTTCCTGAATGTCGGTGACGAAGCGCGTATTGTCGGCTTCATCATAAAGAATGATGACCTTCATGCCTTTGTTAATAGCGGAATAATCAAACTCTCCCGGCAACTTATAGGTCTTGCCGTCATCCAGTGTAATTGTTTCCTTATCCTGATTGATGCCGGTGATCTTGCCTTCGACATCATCCGCCATGGCAACGGTCGAAAAGAGCGAGGCAATAATGAAG
The Ochrobactrum sp. BTU1 DNA segment above includes these coding regions:
- a CDS encoding MbcA/ParS/Xre antitoxin family protein — protein: MELQPISITPAGNLSKVITDEEAGALARTTVNLFKAWKLSDMEASTLLGDMSPRTWARWKEGSIGRIDRDLRMRMAHLMGIHKGLRYMFRDATRGYTWIRKPNGAFGGLSALDLMLRGEISDLAALREWLNAERGAW
- a CDS encoding DUF1344 domain-containing protein encodes the protein MQYIVGLLFIIASLFSTVAMADDVEGKITGINQDKETITLDDGKTYKLPGEFDYSAINKGMKVIILYDEADNTRFVTDIQEAP
- a CDS encoding RES family NAD+ phosphorylase, which produces MVSGLAQKQHVHWPQTFRIIRSIHPPIDLFEDIADPRDWEALASVEEKTNPRIRFEIGDLGKVPADRRVAGQGATYVMAPFVHCSTTRPGRFSDGSYGIYYAADREDVAVAETIHHHEKFMRATNEEPGWTSDFRVLIGSVERELDDVSKVPGVLDPVDYGASHTEGKDLRAAGSNGLLWPSVRMRGGSCIGIFWPNVITIPVQGRHYSYHWNGTRVDFVRQYDTGLVLAVS